The following are encoded together in the Vigna unguiculata cultivar IT97K-499-35 chromosome 2, ASM411807v1, whole genome shotgun sequence genome:
- the LOC114174412 gene encoding uncharacterized protein LOC114174412, producing the protein MAANRRRRNVGGADDIAEAIHRMVDAMQQPIPAQPRVTIAPARVPTVEDFLRHKPAEFTGGATPDEADAWLRKCEKIFGVMYCADEQKLAFAVYLLNNDTEYWWAGMKQQMLVREEPVTWENFRTRFLEKYFPDTVKQDREAEFLALQQGNMSVQEYVNRFEQLARYYSQAITEEWKCLKFERGLKHELKKVVTPLRERRFPILVEQAKSAEYLERGPNPASRH; encoded by the coding sequence ATGGCAGCTAACAGAAGAAGAAGGAATGTTGGCGGTGCTGATGACATTGCAGAAGCCATTCATCGCATGGTGGATGCAATGCAACAACCTATTCCAGCACAGCCGAGAGTGACAATAGCACCAGCCAGAGTGCCAACCGTAGAGGATTTTTTGCGCCATAAGCCCGCAGAATTCACGGGTGGGGCCACCCCAGACGAAGCTGATGCCTGGCTTCGCAAGTGCGAAAAGATCTTTGGAGTGATGTATTGTGCTGATGAGCAGAAGCTGGCCTTTGCCGTGTACCTGTTGAATAATGACACCGAGTACTGGTGGGCAGGCATGAAACAACAGATGCTGGTGAGGGAGGAGCCAGTAACCTGGGAGAATTTCCGAACTCGctttttggaaaaatatttcCCAGATACTGTTAAGCAGGACAGGGAAGCAGAATTCTTGGCTCTACAACAGGGAAACATGTCGGTGCAAGAGTATGTTAACAGATTCGAGCAATTGGCAAGGTATTATTCCCAGGCAATTACTGAAGAGTGGAAATGTCTTAAATTTGAGCGGGGGCTCAAACATGAGTTAAAGAAGGTGGTCACGCCTCTGAGAGAAAGAAGGTTTCCAATCTTGGTAGAACAAGCCAAGAGTGCAGAGTACCTAGAAAGAGGGCCGAACCCAGCAAGTCGACATTAG
- the LOC114173832 gene encoding alpha,alpha-trehalose-phosphate synthase [UDP-forming] 6-like gives MVSKSYSNLLELASGEAPSFGYMNRRIPRIMTVAGLISDVDDDPVDSVCSDPSSSATHRDRIIMVANQLPIRAQRRPDGNRSCWCFEWDENALLQLKDGLGDDDLEVIYVGCLKEEVHPSEQDEVSQTLLETFKCVPTFLPADQFSKFYHGFCKQQLWPLFHYMLPLSPELGGRFNRSLWQAYVSVNKIFADRIMEVINPEDDYVWIHDYHLMVLPTFLRKRFNRVKLGFFLHSPFPSSEIYKTLPVREEILRALLNSDLIGFHTFDYARHFLSCCSRMLGLTYESKRGYIGIEYYGRTISIKILPVGIHMGQLQSVLKMPQTEDKVCELIKQFSDQGRTLLLGVDDMDIFKGISLKLLAMEQLLIQHPEYQGKVVLVQIANPARGRGKDVKEVQAETKATVKRINETFGKPGYDPVILIEEPLKFYERVAYYVVAECCLVTAVRDGMNLIPYEYIISRQGNEMLDRVLGLASSPRKKSMLVVSEFIGCSPSLSGAIRVNPWNIDAVADAMDTALEMADSEKELRHEKHYRYVSTHDVGYWARSFLQDLERTCRDHVRRRWWGIGFGLSFRVVALDPNFKKLSMEHIVSAYKRTTTRAILLDYDGTLMPQSSTIDKSPSSKSIEILSSLCRDKNNMVFLVSARSRKMLSEWFSSCENLGVAAEHGYFLRMRRDEEWETHVAATDCSWKQIAEPVMKLYTETTDGSTIEDKETALVWCYEDADPDFGSCQAKELLDHLESVLANEPVTVKSGQNNVEVKPQGVSKGLVAKRLLSAMQENGMYPDFVLCIGDDRSDEDMFEVITSSMGGPIAPRAEVFACTVCRKPSKAKYYLDDTTEIVRLLQGLACVSEQVVSFSSEQIVC, from the exons ATGGTGTCAAAATCCTATTCAAACCTATTGGAGTTGGCCTCGGGAGAGGCTCCTTCATTTGGGTACATGAACAGGAGAATTCCAAGAATTATGACCGTGGCTGGGTTGATATCAGATGTTGATGACGACCcagtggatagtgtttgctctGATCCGTCGTCGTCGGCGACGCACCGTGACCGGATAATCATGGTGGCTAATCAGCTTCCCATAAGGGCTCAGAGGAGGCCAGATGGGAATAGGAGTTGTTGGTGTTTTGAGTGGGATGAGAATGCCCTTCTTCAGCTCAAAGATGGGTTAGGGGATGATGATTTAGAGGTTATTTACGTTGGATGTCTTAAGGAGGAGGTGCATCCAAGTGAACAAGACGAGGTTTCGCAGACACTTCTTGAGACCTTCAAGTGTGTTCCAACTTTTCTTCCGGCTGACCAGTTCTCCAAGTTCTATCATGGCTTCTGCAAGCAGCAATTGTGGCCACTGTTTCATTACATGTTGCCCTTGTCACCAGAACTTGGTGGCAGGTTTAACAGGTCACTGTGGCAGGCTTATGTGTCGGTTAATAAAATTTTTGCAGATAGAATCATGGAAGTTATCAACCCTGAAGATGACTATGTGTGGATACATGATTATCATCTGATGGTGTTGCCAACTTTCTTGAGGAAGAGGTTCAACAGGGTGAAATTGGGGTTCTTCCTTCACAGCCCTTTCCCTTCATCAGAGATATACAAGACATTGCCTGTTAGGGAGGAGATCTTGAGAGCCCTCCTTAATTCGGATTTGATAGGCTTCCACACTTTTGATTATGCTCGCCATTTCCTCTCCTGTTGCAGCCGGATGCTAGGCCTTACCTACGAATCAAAGAGAGGTTATATTGGGATTGAGTACTATGGTAGGACTATTAGTATCAAAATTCTTCCTGTTGGTATTCACATGGGTCAGCTTCAATCTGTTTTGAAGATGCCTCAGACTGAGGACAAAGTTTGTGAGCTGATCAAACAGTTTTCTGATCAGGGAAGGACATTGTTGCTTGGGGTGGATGACATGGATATTTTCAAGGGAATAAGTTTGAAGCTATTGGCCATGGAGCAGCTTCTCATTCAGCACCCTGAGTATCAGGGAAAGGTAGTGCTGGTGCAGATAGCCAATCCTGCTAGGGGACGGGGGAAGGATGTGAAAGAAGTGCAGGCAGAGACAAAGGCCACAGTTAAACGGATTAACGAAACATTTGGGAAACCAGGGTATGATCCTGTGATTCTGATAGAGGAGCCTCTCAAGTTTTATGAGAGAGTTGCTTACTATGTTGTTGCAGAGTGTTGTTTAGTAACTGCAGTAAGGGATGGAATGAATCTCATACCGTATGAATATATCATCAGTCGTCAGGGAAATGAAATGTTGGATAGAGTTTTGGGTCTAGCTTCCTCTCCTAGGAAGAAAAGCATGCTGGTTGTGTCTGAATTCATTGGTTGTTCCCCATCTTTGAGTGGAGCAATCAGAGTGAACCCGTGGAACATTGATGCAGTAGCCGATGCAATGGACACTGCTCTTGAAATGGCTGATTCAGAGAAGGAGCTTAGGCATGAGAAGCATTATAGATATGTTAGTACTCATGATGTTGGGTACTGGGCTAGAAGCTTCTTGCAAGATTTGGAAAGGACTTGTCGTGATCATGTGAGACGAAGGTGGTGGGGGATTGGGTTTGGATTAAGCTTTAGAGTTGTTGCACTTGATCCAAACTTCAAGAAGCTCTCAATGGAGCACATAGTTTCAGCATACAAGAGGACAACAACTAGAGCAATCCTTCTTGACTATGATGGTACACTGATGCCTCAATCATCCACAATTGATAAGAGTCCAAGCAGTAAATCCATTGAAATCCTTAGTAGTTTGTGTAGAGATAAGAACAACATGGTTTTCCTTGTTAGTGCAAGAAGCCGAAAGATGCTTTCAGAATGGTTTTCTTCTTGTGAGAATCTGGGAGTTGCAGCTGAGCACGGTTACTTTCTTAG AATGAGGCGAGATGAAGAGTGGGAAACACATGTTGCAGCAACAGACTGTAGTTGGAAACAGATTGCAGAACCTGTGATGAAACTTTATACTGAAACAACTGATGGATCCACCATTGAAGACAAGGAGACTGCACTTGTTTGGTGCTATGAGGATGCAGATCCAGACTTTGGATCATGCCAAGCTAAGGAACTTCTTGATCACCTTGAGAGTGTGCTTGCAAATGAACCAGTAACAGTCAAGAGTGGCCAGAATAATGTAGAGGTTAAACCACAG GGTGTGAGCAAGGGACTAGTGGCCAAAAGGCTACTCTCTGCCATGCAGGAAAATGGAATGTACCCTGATTTTGTTCTGTGCATAGGAGATGATAGGTCTGATGAAGACATGTTTGAGGTGATCACCAGCTCGATGGGCGGGCCGATCGCCCCACGGGCCGAAGTTTTCGCCTGCACCGTATGCCGAAAACCCAGTAAGGCTAAGTACTATCTGGATGACACAACTGAAATAGTGAGATTGCTCCAAGGCTTAGCCTGTGTTTCAGAGCAAGTAGTTTCATTTTCTTCAGAGCAAATAGTTTGTTAA
- the LOC114173336 gene encoding probable RNA-dependent RNA polymerase 1 — MGKTIELYGFPISVKAPDVKKFVENFTGEGTIQTMKVRHGKGRAPRAFAIIQFTTEDFAASMMSRANNVSRALRYGAAYLKARVMERDIDPKLSVDVASLKGVKLYFGCQISKGGFAVLERMQNVSLSFGSGKSKVELKFPHDFVQYKLQLSYENIWKVDLLRPRDKTARYLLLQLLGAPRIFENDAFTCTDEYEYDNIFENPLYNYYKDVPDEQWTRTTDFTTGSCIGQSSAICLELPSGQNLPNFKDIFAYYEQSERQYTLQAGVPFSKNRGLVPIVAPRGVEIPFDILFKVNSLVQHVCLAGPALNGDFYRLVDPGRMPLDFIENALEKMYYSKEFCYDPTKWLTDQYKRYLQSNSKNRPRSPAISLDTGLVYVRRVQITPCKVYFCGPEINVSNRVLREFHKHLDNFIRVSFVDEELDKLFSTDLSSRAQNKKTDLYKRILDILKSGIVIGDKKFEFLAFSSSQLRENSLWMFAPTETGYTAEDIRNWMGDFSKIRNVAKYAARLGQSFGSSTETLSVPVYEIEIIPDVRRTCDGKEYVFSDGIGKISLEFAKRVAKKCGYDCTPSAFQIRYGGYKGVVAVDPTSRFKLSLRNSMRKYDSDNTKLDVLGRSKFQPCYLNRQLITLLSTLGIRDGVFEKKQREAVDQLNTILTDSLKAQEVLDLMSSGEITNVLKEMLICGYKPNEEPFLSMMLQMFRASKLLELRLKSRIFIPKGRAMMGCLDETCTLKYGQVFVQFSGNRLQNLSDDSFSYDLPKSYMVNGQVVVAKNPCLHPGDVRVLQAVDVPALYHMVDCVVFPQKGQRPHPNECSGSDLDGDIYFVCWDPELIPSRQIPPMDYTPSPTTELDEDVKIEHVQEYFTNYIVNDSLGIIANAHTVFADKQPGKAMSEECLKLAKLFSTAVDFPKTGVPAVIPRELYVKEYPDFMEKSDKVTYKSPNVIGKLYREVKEAISSSDGSSISSFTREVARRSYDVDMEVDGFMDYVDDAFYHKTNYDYKLGNLMDYYGIKTEAEILSGNIMKLAKSFNKRRDAEAINMAVRSLRKEARSWFNEGSYGVDSGSVDDAYAKASAWYHVTYHPSYWGSYNEEMNRDHYLSFPWCVYPQLLQIKKEKVSNRRYSSAYRLSGLHLY, encoded by the exons ATGGGTAAAACAATTGAGTTGTACGGATTTCCTATTTCTGTTAAAGCGCCTGATGTGAAGAAATTTGTAGAGAATTTTACTGGTGAAGGAACTATCCAAACTATGAAGGTAAGGCATGGGAAAGGTCGGGCTCCAAGAGCATTCGCTATTATTCAATTCACCACAGAAGACTTTGCTGCATCTATGATGTCGAGAGCTAATAACGTTTCAAGAGCATTGCGGTATGGAGCCGCTTATTTAAAGGCTAGGGTAATGGAAAGAGATATTGATCCAAAGCTAAGTGTGGATGTGGCTAGTTTGAAAGGTGTGAAACTGTATTTTGGCTGCCAGATCTCTAAAGGAGGGTTTGCTGTTTTGGAGAGAATGCAGAATGTCAGTTTAAGTTTTGGGAGTGGAAAGAGCAAGGTGGAGTTGAAATTTCCGCATGACTTTGTGCAATACAAACTTCAGCTTTCATACGAGAACATTTGGAAGGTTGATCTGCTTCGACCACGGGATAAAACTGCACGTTATCTCCTCCTTCAG TTACTTGGTGCCCCCCGGATATTTGAGAACGATGCATTTACGTGCACagatgaatatgaatatgacaATATATTTGAGAATCCTTTGTACAACTACTACAAAGATGTCCCTGATGAGCAATGGACAAGAACAACAGATTTCACTACGGGTAGTTGTATTGGGCAGTCCTCTGCCATATGTCTGGAGCTTCCTAGTGGCCAGAATTTACCAAATTTCAAGGATATCTTTGCTTATTATGAGCAAAGTGAGAGGCAATACACATTACAGGCAGGAGTTCCCTTTTCTAAAAATCGGGGTCTTGTCCCCATTGTTGCTCCTCGAGGTGTTGAAATACCATTTGACATCTTGTTCAAAGTCAATTCATTGGTTCAGCATGTATGTCTTGCAGGACCTGCACTCAATGGTGACTTCTATCGCTTGGTTGATCCGGGCAGAATGCCCCttgattttattgaaaatgCCTTGGAAAAAATGTACTACTCTAAGGAATTCTGTTATGATCCCACAAAGTGGTTGACTGATCAGTACAAAAGGTACCTTCAATCAAATTCAAAGAATCGTCCTCGGTCGCCTGCAATATCTTTGGATACAGGGTTGGTGTATGTTCGCAGGGTTCAGATCACCCCTTGCAAAGTTTACTTTTGTGGTCCGGAGATTAACGTCTCAAATCGTGTTCTCCGTGAGTTCCATAAACATTTAGATAACTTTATTCGTGTTTCATTTGTCGATGAGGAGTTGGATAAACTGTTTTCAACTGATTTATCATCACGTGCACAGAATAAGAAAACTGACTTATACAAAAGAATTCTTGACATCCTTAAAAGTGGCATTGTTATTGGCGATAAGAAGTTTGAATTTCTGGCATTTTCATCAAGTCAGTTGCGGGAAAACTCTCTCTGGATGTTTGCTCCTACAGAGACTGGATACACTGCCGAAGACATAAGGAATTGGATGGGAGATTTTAGCAAGATTAGGAATGTTGCAAAGTATGCTGCTAGGCTGGGACAATCTTTTGGTTCATCTACTGAAACTCTAAGCGTCCCTGtgtatgaaattgaaattattccGGATGTGAGGAGGACTTGTGATGGAAAGGAATATGTCTTCTCTGATGGTATTGGGAAAATCTCTCTTGAATTTGCCAAGAGAGTGGCTAAAAAATGTGGCTATGATTGCACTCCATCTGCCTTTCAGATTCGTTACGGTGGTTACAAAGGAGTTGTAGCTGTTGATCCAACATCACGTTTTAAGTTATCACTGAGGAATAGCATGCGGAAGTATGATTCAGATAACACCAAGTTAGATGTTTTGGGTCGTAGTAAGTTTCAGCCTTGTTATCTGAATCGGCAGTTAATTACTCTCTTATCCACTCTTGGCATCAGGGATGGTGTTTTtgagaaaaaacaaagagaagcTGTGGATCAACTGAACACTATACTAACAGATTCATTGAAAGCGCAGGAAGTTCTGGACTTAATGTCTTCTGGGGAGATCACCAATGTTCTGAAGGAGATGCTCATTTGTGGCTACAAGCCTAATGAGGAACCATTCCTTTCAATGATGCTGCAAATGTTTAGAGCCTCAAAACTGTTGGAATTGCGACTCAAATCCAGGATCTTTATTCCAAAAGGAAGAGCGATGATGGGATGTCTAGATGAAACTTGTACCCTGAAATATGGTCAAGTATTTGTGCAGTTTTCTGGCAATAGGCTGCAGAATCTATCTGATGATTCTTTTTCCTATGATTTGCCAAAAAGTTATATGGTTAATGGTCAGGTGGTAGTAGCCAAAAACCCTTGCTTGCACCCTGGTGATGTGCGTGTTTTACAAGCTGTGGATGTGCCAGCTTTGTACCATATGGTGGACTGTGTTGTTTTCCCTCAAAAGGGACAAAG ACCTCATCCAAATGAATGTTCGGGAAGTGATCTGGATGGAGATATCTACTTTGTTTGTTGGGACCCTGAATTGATTCCTTCCCGCCAAATCCCACCAATGGACTATACTCCTTCCCCAACTACAGAGCTGGATGAAGATGTGAAAATTGAG CATGTTCAAGAGTACTTTACCAATTACATAGTCAATGATAGTCTGGGAATAATTGCCAATGCGCACACTGTCTTTGCTGACAAACAACCAGGAAAAGCCATGTCTGAAGAATGTCTTAAGCTTGCAAAGCTGTTTTCAACCGCGGTCGACTTTCCAAAAACTGGTGTTCCAGCTGTTATTCCTCGTGAATTGTATGTCAAAGAATATCCTGACTTCATGGAGAAATCTGACAAAGTCACCTATAAATCGCCTAATGTAATAGGAAAGCTCTATAGGGAAGTTAAAGAGGCAATTTCATCAAGTGATGGTAGCTCTATTTCATCCTTCACCCGGGAGGTCGCGAGAAGGTCTTATGACGTTGACATGGAAGTTGATGGCTTCATGGATTATGTTGATGATGCTTTCTATCACAAAACCAATTATGACTACAAGTTGGGAAATCTTATGGACTACTATGGCATCAAAACTGAAGCTGAAATCCTCAGCGGTAATATCATGAAACTTGCAAAATCCTTCAACAAAAGGAGGGATGCAGAAGCAATCAATATGGCTGTGAGGTCCCTAAGGAAAGAGGCCAGGTCCTGGTTCAATGAGGGTAGTTATGGAGTGGATTCTGGAAGTGTTGATGATGCATATGCAAAAGCTTCTGCTTGGTACCATGTTACTTATCATCCAAGTTACTGGGGTTCCTACAATGAAGAAATGAATAGGGATCATTATCTGAGTTTTCCATGGTGTGTTTATCCTCAGCTTCTCCAGATCAAGAAGGAGAAAGTCTCCAATAGAAGGTACTCTTCGGCATACAGATTGAGTGGGTTGCATTTGTATTGA